In one Methylobacterium sp. SyP6R genomic region, the following are encoded:
- the lptC gene encoding LPS export ABC transporter periplasmic protein LptC, producing MQAVTTLLQASPFETVSQGLDPRRLRAHVRARRHSAQVRWLRRAIPLGAGAAGLALVVGTWLNPFADLGVSVSLGGIGVSGSKVTMESPRLSGYRSKDNRPYVVTAKAALQDVRKPFVIELQSMLGRLTTDESGGLAHIEATAGIFDTQKEALDLSQHIRLWTDKGQEARLTSAHVDFKAGTMSSREAVTVTMPTGSIKADGLDVTENGKTISFVGNVKAVFNHAPSPESSEQDPPLRTSEAQIKDE from the coding sequence ATGCAGGCGGTCACGACCTTGCTGCAAGCTTCCCCGTTCGAGACGGTTTCCCAGGGCCTCGATCCCCGGCGCCTGCGCGCCCATGTGCGGGCGCGTCGGCACAGCGCCCAGGTGCGCTGGCTGCGGCGCGCGATTCCCCTCGGGGCGGGGGCGGCGGGGCTCGCCCTCGTGGTCGGCACCTGGCTCAACCCCTTCGCCGATCTCGGCGTCTCGGTCAGCCTCGGCGGGATCGGCGTCTCGGGCTCGAAGGTGACGATGGAGAGCCCGCGGCTCTCGGGCTACCGCTCGAAGGACAACCGGCCCTACGTCGTCACCGCGAAGGCTGCGCTCCAGGACGTGCGCAAGCCCTTCGTGATCGAATTGCAGAGCATGCTGGGGCGCCTCACCACCGACGAATCGGGGGGGCTCGCCCATATCGAGGCGACGGCCGGCATCTTCGACACCCAGAAGGAAGCGCTGGACCTGAGCCAGCACATCCGCCTCTGGACCGACAAGGGCCAGGAGGCGCGGTTGACCTCGGCCCATGTCGACTTCAAGGCCGGCACGATGTCCTCGCGCGAGGCGGTTACCGTCACGATGCCGACCGGCTCGATCAAGGCCGACGGCCTCGACGTGACCGAGAACGGCAAGACCATCTCGTTCGTCGGCAACGTCAAGGCGGTCTTCAACCACGCCCCTTCGCCAGAATCCTCGGAGCAGGATCCGCCGCTGCGGACCTCCGAGGCCCAGATCAAGGACGAGTAG
- a CDS encoding LptA/OstA family protein, whose translation MRPRLPALAALLTLAVVALPSASRSETPAPAPKKKEAGSGFGAFSSGGGKEPIKIDADRLDVFDRENKAVFAGNVVAVQGESTIRCSSMTVHYQRKEKEPKGKGAEAKGGEVKPDAKASIAQPVEAKPVEKAVKVEAKPEPKVEKAEKSSDPTDGSAIRQVVCAGPVTVVSKDQVASGDNAVFDRVANRVVLTGNVVLSQCQNVTRGSRLVYDMNTGRANMDPVAGGRVSAMFVPGGKDDGAKGKQAGCAQPPGQAGKAAPKPRG comes from the coding sequence GTGCGTCCCCGTCTCCCGGCCCTCGCGGCGCTCCTCACCCTCGCGGTCGTCGCCCTCCCGTCGGCCTCGCGGTCCGAGACGCCCGCGCCCGCGCCCAAGAAGAAGGAGGCCGGCTCGGGCTTCGGCGCCTTCAGCAGCGGCGGCGGCAAGGAGCCGATCAAGATCGACGCCGACCGGCTCGACGTGTTCGACCGCGAGAATAAGGCTGTCTTCGCCGGCAACGTCGTGGCGGTGCAGGGCGAGAGCACGATCCGCTGCTCCAGCATGACCGTGCATTACCAGCGCAAGGAGAAGGAGCCGAAGGGCAAGGGGGCCGAGGCCAAGGGGGGCGAGGTGAAGCCCGACGCGAAGGCGTCCATCGCCCAGCCGGTGGAGGCCAAACCGGTCGAGAAGGCCGTGAAGGTCGAGGCGAAGCCCGAGCCCAAGGTCGAGAAGGCCGAAAAATCCTCCGACCCGACCGACGGCAGCGCGATCCGCCAGGTGGTCTGCGCCGGCCCGGTCACGGTGGTGTCGAAGGATCAGGTGGCGAGCGGCGACAACGCGGTGTTCGACCGGGTGGCGAATCGGGTCGTGCTGACCGGCAACGTGGTGCTGAGCCAGTGCCAGAACGTCACCCGTGGCTCGCGCCTCGTCTACGACATGAATACCGGCCGGGCGAACATGGACCCGGTCGCCGGCGGGCGCGTCTCGGCAATGTTCGTGCCGGGCGGCAAGGATGACGGCGCCAAGGGCAAGCAGGCGGGCTGTGCGCAGCCGCCGGGACAGGCGGGGAAGGCGGCGCCGAAGCCGCGGGGGTAG
- a CDS encoding eCIS core domain-containing protein: MRSRFAASTCLFLLSANYTSAQGLATWFGDRVGLGGVGRAIDRGHDQIKQAVPPYKHLEEGISGVVRHGTGELLGETAGPTLAGLIQASRNDAISAGVSPIPPNIRNALSGFFPDDIINTVRFRVGLGNDLLLASNAFRYGDAIAITLVDVIMFKNANQAFGDIALWAHELGHVEQYRRWGLIDFSKRYVKDSSGVENEANSRANNFVAWHNNRFQQGQYSPYSGQSTNICSTPYGRCGMGLPVQYGTPCGCQSQWGLLYGVASN; this comes from the coding sequence ATGCGCTCTCGTTTTGCCGCATCCACTTGTCTTTTTCTGCTATCGGCCAACTACACCTCCGCTCAAGGATTGGCTACGTGGTTCGGCGACCGCGTCGGCTTAGGTGGTGTTGGGCGAGCCATAGATAGAGGCCATGATCAAATCAAACAGGCAGTCCCGCCATATAAACATTTAGAAGAAGGCATATCAGGTGTCGTTAGGCATGGCACCGGCGAGTTGCTTGGCGAAACTGCAGGTCCTACCCTTGCCGGCCTTATCCAAGCATCGCGGAATGATGCGATAAGTGCCGGCGTCAGTCCAATTCCACCGAATATCAGAAATGCTTTGTCGGGATTTTTTCCCGATGATATTATCAATACCGTGAGATTTAGGGTTGGACTTGGAAATGATTTACTTCTCGCGTCAAATGCTTTTCGTTACGGCGATGCCATAGCCATAACCCTTGTTGATGTGATCATGTTTAAAAATGCAAATCAAGCTTTTGGAGATATAGCGCTCTGGGCACACGAACTCGGGCATGTTGAACAGTACCGCAGATGGGGCTTGATTGATTTTTCAAAGCGCTATGTCAAAGACAGTAGCGGCGTTGAGAATGAGGCAAATTCTAGAGCAAACAACTTTGTTGCCTGGCACAACAATCGCTTTCAGCAGGGGCAATATAGTCCATATTCTGGACAATCTACCAACATTTGCAGCACTCCTTACGGCCGATGCGGGATGGGACTTCCTGTCCAATATGGCACCCCCTGCGGATGCCAATCTCAATGGGGCTTGCTATATGGGGTAGCTTCAAATTAG
- a CDS encoding NADP-dependent malic enzyme, whose product MSSNISDDLKSGALFYHRNPRPGKLEIQPTKPLGNQRDLALAYSPGVAAACEAIVADPEEAASLTARQNLVAVVSNGTAVLGLGDIGPLASKPVMEGKAVLFKKFAGIDVFDIELDEKNVDKLVDVVAALEPTFGGINLEDIKAPECFEVEERCRARMNIPVFHDDQHGTAIIVAAAVLNGLEFAGKNIADVKIVTSGAGAAALACLNQLVSLGARRENIFVTDLEGVVFKGREKLMDRWKSVYAQDTQARTLAEIIPGADVFLGLSAGGVLKPEMLERMAEKPLIMALANPYPEIMPNLAEEKRPDAMICTGRSDFPNQVNNVLCFPYIFRGALDVGATTINEEMKAAAVKAIAGLARETPSDVVARAYGGEARPFGPHSLIPSPFDPRLILRIAPAVAQAAMESGVAKRPLPDVQAYAESLDRFVHRSGFIMKPVFTKAKEDPRRVVYAEGEDERVLRAVQAIVEEGLAKPILIGRPSVIETRLKRFGLAIQPGREFELINPDDDPRYRAYVQTYMDLAGRRGITPDAARTLVRTNNAVIGALAVRRGEADALICGLEGRFESKLRVIRDIIGLAPGARDFAALSLIVTSKGAYFIADTHVRPDPSAEEIADVAIACGDTARRFGLSPKIALVSHADFGSFDTASSRKMRQALTLLRERAPDLEVDGEMAADTALSQAIRDKVLPGSRLKGEANVLIMPNLDAANIAFQFSKMLADALPVGPLLLGPAQPAHILTPSVTARGIVNITAAAVVEAQGSEGVKVEADSTAEAGTPLVSA is encoded by the coding sequence GTGAGCAGCAACATTTCGGACGATCTGAAGAGCGGCGCGCTGTTCTATCACCGCAATCCGAGACCCGGGAAGCTGGAGATCCAGCCGACGAAGCCGCTCGGCAACCAGCGCGACCTCGCGCTCGCCTATTCCCCGGGCGTGGCCGCCGCCTGCGAGGCGATCGTCGCCGATCCGGAGGAGGCCGCGAGCCTCACCGCACGCCAGAACCTCGTCGCGGTGGTCTCGAACGGCACCGCGGTGCTGGGCCTCGGCGATATCGGCCCGCTCGCCTCCAAGCCCGTGATGGAGGGCAAGGCGGTCCTGTTCAAGAAATTCGCCGGCATCGACGTCTTCGACATCGAGCTCGACGAGAAGAACGTCGACAAGCTCGTCGACGTGGTGGCGGCCCTGGAGCCGACCTTCGGCGGCATCAACCTCGAGGACATCAAGGCGCCGGAGTGCTTCGAGGTCGAGGAGCGCTGCCGGGCCCGGATGAACATCCCGGTCTTCCACGACGACCAGCACGGCACCGCGATCATCGTGGCGGCCGCCGTCCTCAACGGCCTCGAATTCGCCGGCAAGAACATCGCCGACGTCAAGATCGTCACTTCAGGCGCGGGGGCGGCTGCGCTCGCCTGCCTCAACCAGCTCGTCTCGCTCGGCGCACGCCGCGAGAACATCTTCGTCACCGACCTCGAGGGCGTCGTCTTCAAGGGCCGTGAAAAGCTCATGGACCGCTGGAAGTCGGTCTACGCGCAGGACACCCAGGCCCGGACGCTCGCCGAGATCATCCCGGGCGCCGACGTGTTCCTGGGCCTCTCGGCCGGCGGCGTGCTCAAGCCCGAGATGCTGGAGCGGATGGCCGAGAAGCCGCTGATCATGGCGCTCGCCAACCCCTATCCGGAGATCATGCCGAACCTCGCCGAGGAGAAGCGGCCGGACGCGATGATCTGCACCGGACGGTCGGACTTCCCGAACCAGGTCAACAACGTCCTGTGCTTCCCCTACATCTTCCGGGGCGCGCTCGATGTCGGGGCGACCACGATCAACGAGGAGATGAAGGCGGCGGCCGTCAAGGCGATCGCCGGGCTCGCCCGCGAGACCCCGTCCGACGTGGTCGCCCGCGCCTATGGCGGCGAGGCGCGGCCCTTCGGCCCGCACTCCCTGATCCCGAGCCCGTTCGACCCGCGCCTGATCCTGCGCATCGCGCCCGCCGTCGCGCAGGCGGCGATGGAGTCCGGCGTCGCCAAGCGTCCGCTGCCGGACGTGCAGGCCTATGCCGAATCCCTCGACCGGTTCGTGCATCGCTCCGGCTTCATCATGAAGCCGGTCTTCACCAAGGCCAAGGAGGACCCGCGCCGGGTCGTCTACGCCGAGGGCGAGGACGAGCGGGTGCTGCGCGCCGTCCAGGCGATCGTCGAGGAGGGCTTGGCCAAGCCCATCCTGATCGGCCGTCCGAGCGTGATCGAGACCCGCCTGAAGCGCTTCGGCCTCGCGATCCAGCCGGGCCGCGAGTTCGAGCTGATCAACCCGGACGACGATCCGCGCTACCGCGCCTACGTCCAGACCTACATGGATCTGGCCGGCCGCCGCGGCATCACGCCCGACGCCGCCCGGACGCTGGTCCGCACCAACAATGCGGTGATCGGCGCGCTGGCTGTCCGCCGCGGCGAGGCCGACGCGCTGATCTGCGGCCTGGAAGGGCGCTTCGAGAGCAAGCTGCGGGTGATCCGCGACATCATCGGGCTCGCGCCCGGTGCGCGGGACTTCGCGGCGCTGAGCCTCATCGTCACCTCGAAGGGCGCCTACTTCATCGCCGACACCCATGTGCGGCCCGATCCGAGCGCCGAGGAGATCGCCGACGTCGCCATCGCCTGCGGCGACACCGCCCGCCGCTTCGGCCTGTCGCCGAAGATCGCGCTGGTCAGCCACGCCGATTTCGGCTCGTTCGACACGGCCTCGTCCCGCAAGATGCGCCAGGCCCTCACGTTGCTGCGCGAGCGCGCGCCCGACCTCGAGGTCGACGGCGAGATGGCGGCCGACACCGCCCTGTCCCAGGCGATCCGCGACAAGGTGCTGCCGGGCTCGCGCCTCAAGGGCGAGGCCAACGTGCTGATCATGCCGAACCTGGACGCGGCCAACATCGCGTTCCAGTTCTCCAAGATGCTCGCCGACGCGCTGCCGGTGGGGCCGCTGCTCCTTGGCCCGGCGCAGCCCGCCCACATCCTGACCCCGTCGGTGACGGCGCGGGGCATCGTCAACATCACGGCGGCGGCGGTGGTCGAGGCGCAGGGGAGCGAGGGGGTGAAGGTCGAGGCGGATAGTACGGCGGAGGCGGGGACGCCGTTGGTTTCGGCGTAA
- a CDS encoding CatB-related O-acetyltransferase yields the protein MHRLRQGRNPHNETRLHLAKLTARYGFRIGPYSYGRPKIRFPESGARLSIGPYCSIADKVEILLGGNHRTDWVSTYPFAAMTGLWPDLDAPDDYHASRGDVAIGADVWLGSGCLILSGVTIGPGAVVAARAVVTRDVPAYAIVAGNPARVIRHRFPPEIVAALVDTAWWDLPPERVRALVPLIQSGDADSLVRAVRGGEPAPPG from the coding sequence CTGCACCGCCTGCGGCAGGGGCGCAACCCTCACAACGAGACCCGCCTGCATCTCGCCAAGCTTACCGCCCGCTACGGCTTCCGGATCGGCCCGTACTCCTACGGCAGGCCGAAAATCCGCTTCCCGGAATCCGGCGCCCGACTGTCGATCGGCCCCTATTGCTCGATCGCCGACAAGGTCGAGATCCTGCTCGGCGGCAACCACCGCACCGACTGGGTCTCGACCTATCCGTTCGCGGCGATGACGGGATTGTGGCCGGACCTCGACGCGCCGGACGACTACCACGCCTCGCGGGGCGACGTGGCGATCGGTGCCGATGTCTGGCTCGGATCGGGCTGCCTGATCCTGTCGGGGGTCACGATCGGCCCCGGCGCCGTGGTGGCGGCCCGCGCCGTCGTCACCCGGGACGTGCCGGCCTACGCGATCGTCGCCGGCAACCCGGCCCGGGTGATCCGCCACCGCTTCCCGCCTGAGATCGTGGCGGCCTTGGTCGATACCGCCTGGTGGGACCTGCCGCCGGAGCGGGTGCGGGCCCTGGTGCCGCTCATCCAGAGCGGCGATGCCGATTCCCTGGTGCGGGCTGTGAGGGGAGGGGAGCCGGCGCCACCAGGGTGA
- a CDS encoding GNAT family N-acetyltransferase, whose amino-acid sequence MSGHPSPAPVVTIRPAIRDDLDALMALEAAAFATDRAERRAIRHAIGSPSISLLVALDEAVLVGAATIERRRGSGRARLSSIAVAPSRAGTGLGRVLLQAAEAEALARGCEALRLEVREDNGAGIRLYERSGYRRFETVPDYYEDGTTAWRYEKRLAGGEAC is encoded by the coding sequence GTGAGCGGCCACCCCTCCCCTGCACCGGTCGTCACGATCCGGCCGGCGATCCGGGACGACCTCGACGCCCTGATGGCGCTCGAAGCCGCGGCCTTCGCCACCGACCGGGCCGAGCGCCGGGCGATCCGCCACGCCATCGGGTCGCCGTCGATCTCGCTGCTGGTCGCCCTCGACGAGGCGGTGCTGGTCGGCGCCGCCACGATCGAGCGCCGCCGCGGCAGCGGTCGCGCCCGCCTGTCCTCGATCGCGGTGGCGCCGAGCCGGGCCGGCACGGGGCTCGGCCGGGTGCTGCTCCAGGCTGCCGAGGCCGAGGCCCTGGCCCGGGGCTGCGAGGCCTTGCGCCTGGAGGTCCGCGAGGATAACGGCGCCGGCATCCGCCTCTACGAGCGCAGCGGCTATCGCCGCTTCGAGACCGTGCCGGACTATTACGAGGACGGCACCACCGCCTGGCGCTACGAGAAGCGTCTCGCGGGTGGGGAGGCGTGCTGA